One region of Streptomyces subrutilus genomic DNA includes:
- a CDS encoding GtrA family protein yields the protein MNSSRKDQLGQIFRFALVGGVNTGTFFGIYLLLHPWMPYFAAYSLAFVLAMVGSFFMNTYFTYRTRPTWKKFFLFPLTNVTNYVVQSAGLYALVAWAGMDTRIAPLVAAVVAIPFTFLISRRILVPGAARDEESEPAAAGGSRV from the coding sequence ATGAACAGCAGCCGCAAGGACCAGCTCGGCCAGATCTTCCGCTTCGCCCTCGTGGGCGGGGTCAACACCGGCACCTTCTTCGGCATCTACCTGCTCCTGCACCCGTGGATGCCGTACTTCGCCGCCTACTCGCTCGCCTTCGTGCTGGCGATGGTCGGCTCGTTCTTCATGAACACCTACTTCACCTACCGGACCCGGCCCACGTGGAAGAAGTTCTTCCTCTTCCCGCTGACGAACGTCACGAACTACGTGGTCCAGTCGGCCGGCCTCTACGCCCTGGTGGCCTGGGCCGGGATGGACACCCGGATCGCCCCGCTGGTCGCGGCGGTCGTGGCCATCCCCTTCACCTTCCTGATCTCGCGCCGGATCCTCGTCCCGGGCGCCGCCCGGGACGAGGAGTCCGAGCCCGCCGCGGCCGGGGGGTCCAGGGTCTGA
- a CDS encoding glycosyltransferase family 2 protein, with amino-acid sequence MSKLSVVVPCYNEEAVIDSFDVEIRKVLDALPVEYEVCYVDDGSRDGTLGKLRKIAAEHGDRTRYVSFSRNFGKEAGMLAGLREATGDAVVIMDADLQHPPELIATMLDYYRQGHDQIIARRTREGDKKVRSALSRLYYRGVNRWVDVELTDGVGDFRMLSRPAVDALLSLPEYNRFSKGLFSWIGFDTVHFDYQNAQREAGETKWKFGSLLNYGMDGLISFNNRPLRIGIWLGVSLVALTGLYALWITAMAITNGVESPGYVTLVAIITGLGGVQMIMLGLIGEYIGRIYYESKRRPHFLVKEAHGAERADGVARTGGAARALEASIAERGSERSAR; translated from the coding sequence ATGTCGAAGCTGTCCGTAGTTGTCCCCTGCTACAACGAAGAGGCCGTCATCGACAGCTTCGACGTGGAGATCCGCAAGGTCCTCGACGCCCTGCCCGTCGAGTACGAGGTCTGCTACGTCGATGACGGAAGCCGCGACGGCACCCTCGGCAAGCTCCGGAAGATCGCGGCCGAGCACGGCGACCGGACGCGCTACGTCTCCTTCAGCCGCAACTTCGGCAAGGAGGCCGGCATGCTCGCCGGTCTGCGCGAGGCCACCGGCGACGCCGTAGTGATCATGGACGCCGACCTCCAGCACCCGCCGGAGCTGATCGCGACCATGCTCGACTACTACCGGCAGGGCCACGACCAGATCATCGCCCGCCGCACGCGCGAGGGGGACAAGAAGGTCCGCTCGGCGCTCAGCCGCCTGTACTACCGAGGCGTGAACCGCTGGGTCGACGTCGAGCTCACCGACGGGGTCGGCGACTTCCGGATGCTCTCGCGCCCCGCCGTGGACGCGCTGCTGTCGCTGCCCGAGTACAACCGCTTCTCCAAGGGCCTGTTCTCCTGGATCGGCTTCGACACCGTCCACTTCGACTACCAGAACGCGCAGCGCGAGGCCGGCGAGACGAAGTGGAAGTTCGGCTCCCTGCTGAACTACGGCATGGACGGCCTCATCTCCTTCAACAACCGGCCGCTGCGGATCGGGATCTGGCTCGGCGTGTCGCTGGTCGCCCTGACCGGCCTGTACGCGCTGTGGATCACCGCCATGGCGATCACCAACGGCGTGGAGTCCCCGGGCTACGTCACGCTCGTGGCGATCATCACGGGCCTGGGCGGTGTGCAGATGATCATGCTCGGCCTGATCGGCGAGTACATCGGCCGCATCTACTACGAGAGCAAGCGCCGGCCGCACTTCCTGGTGAAGGAAGCGCACGGGGCGGAGCGCGCGGACGGCGTGGCGCGTACGGGCGGCGCGGCCCGTGCGCTGGAGGCCTCGATCGCCGAGCGCGGCTCGGAGCGAAGCGCGCGATGA
- a CDS encoding bifunctional glycosyltransferase/CDP-glycerol:glycerophosphate glycerophosphotransferase, whose product MHVPDVSVVVIVYNDAERLTTAVQSVLAQTLHGVEVVIVDDCSKDRSYAVAQELESAHPGRVRAFRLPENSGGCGAPRNHGIQQATGKYVMFLDSDDVLERNACRNMLDAAERTGSDLVSGMCVRVHLDNRWEKTTEWYPWIYSHTRTLESITEFPDLLVYDTLSTNKCYRRAFLLEQGLEFPVGIHYEDLLFSAQAYVAARRITLIPNRVYFWNVVEKAAAKSISNRRHEIANFVHRMEIHRRVDELLAAKGHTDIKSAKDAKFLKHDLVLHLRDLPLLSDAYRQEFARLANGYLAEIDPAAYENVTYLQAICAYLLGKEDWDNLLPAADAMTNKGRLSSPLAERDGRVYWCGEHLDDAEARRILDVTEQGFHTTPLPSLTLGNRLTSYEDDGRGSVTLSGAVVNPLGRIPADAELKASLEFRARRQIGVRSFSFPVATVRHAGDTIEWTGTADIGSTVRPLGIIDAVWDVRLKLTAGRDKITTRVSAGGVDLESASRLRVRPRLTRLVSDRFAPQVTKKGNLSYVLAAESAAAVRTQSLINNAIQGRAANVVKRGLRKALRVRRSMGSGEQKVKVYHEVFSKLPVKKGTVVFESHMGKQYSDSPKAIYEELVRQGAPFEAIWSYAGARPTGFPKEATLVRRWSWPYLRALAQAEFWVDNQGFPLALAKRPGTTYIQTWHGSALKRMGFHEPRTKAQGRAGQDRFQAAVDRFDHFLIRSEHDTRTLAKAFRLRDEVLLRTGYPRNDALVEAHRGEVDSGERVRGPLAAELGIDPDKKVLLYAPTFRAGADGAVEGFAFPFDVEEFADRLGDRFTLLVRTHYLNSVSLPPSVAGRVIDVSRHHDITPLLALADGLITDYSSVMFDYAVLDRPMLFFAYDYEKYAGDIRGTYFDLKEKAPGPVVATADELLQALAAFEEADAKYAEARQRFLAEFGEYDRGDAARQIVEKFFTRSGK is encoded by the coding sequence GTGCACGTGCCCGACGTCTCGGTGGTCGTCATCGTCTACAACGACGCAGAGCGTCTGACGACAGCAGTCCAGTCGGTTTTGGCCCAGACCCTGCACGGGGTCGAGGTCGTGATCGTCGACGACTGCAGCAAGGACCGGTCGTACGCGGTCGCCCAGGAACTGGAATCCGCGCATCCGGGGAGAGTGCGCGCCTTCCGGCTGCCGGAGAACAGCGGCGGCTGCGGCGCACCCCGCAACCACGGCATCCAGCAGGCCACCGGCAAGTACGTCATGTTCCTGGACAGCGACGACGTCCTCGAGCGCAACGCCTGCCGGAACATGCTGGACGCCGCCGAGCGCACCGGCTCCGACCTGGTCTCGGGGATGTGCGTCCGGGTCCACCTGGACAACAGGTGGGAGAAGACCACCGAGTGGTACCCGTGGATCTACTCCCACACCCGCACGCTGGAGTCGATCACCGAGTTCCCCGACCTGCTGGTCTACGACACCCTCTCCACGAACAAGTGCTACCGGCGCGCGTTCCTGCTGGAGCAGGGCCTGGAGTTCCCGGTCGGGATCCACTACGAGGACCTGCTGTTCTCCGCCCAGGCGTACGTCGCCGCCCGCCGCATCACGCTGATCCCGAACCGCGTCTACTTCTGGAACGTGGTCGAGAAGGCCGCGGCCAAGTCGATCAGCAACCGGCGCCACGAGATCGCGAACTTCGTCCACCGGATGGAGATCCACCGGCGCGTCGACGAGCTGCTGGCGGCCAAGGGCCACACGGACATCAAGTCCGCCAAGGACGCCAAGTTCCTCAAGCACGACCTGGTCCTGCACCTGCGCGACCTGCCCCTGCTGAGCGACGCGTACCGCCAGGAGTTCGCCCGGCTCGCCAACGGCTACCTCGCGGAGATCGACCCGGCCGCGTACGAGAACGTCACGTACCTCCAGGCCATCTGCGCCTACCTGCTGGGCAAGGAGGACTGGGACAACCTGCTCCCGGCCGCCGACGCCATGACCAACAAGGGCCGGCTCTCCTCCCCGCTCGCGGAGCGGGACGGGCGCGTCTACTGGTGCGGCGAGCACCTCGACGACGCCGAGGCCCGCCGGATACTGGACGTCACCGAGCAGGGCTTCCACACCACCCCGCTCCCCTCCCTCACGCTGGGGAACCGTCTCACCTCCTACGAGGACGACGGCCGCGGCAGCGTCACGCTCTCCGGCGCCGTCGTGAACCCGCTCGGCCGGATCCCCGCCGACGCGGAACTGAAGGCCTCGCTCGAGTTCCGGGCCCGCCGGCAGATCGGCGTGCGTTCTTTCAGCTTCCCGGTGGCAACCGTCCGGCACGCCGGTGACACGATCGAGTGGACCGGCACCGCCGACATCGGCAGCACCGTCCGCCCGCTCGGCATCATCGACGCCGTCTGGGACGTCCGGCTGAAGCTGACCGCCGGCAGGGACAAGATCACCACCCGCGTCTCGGCCGGCGGCGTCGACCTGGAGTCGGCGTCCCGCCTGCGCGTGCGGCCTCGGCTGACCCGGCTGGTCTCCGACCGCTTCGCGCCTCAGGTCACCAAGAAGGGCAACCTCTCCTACGTCCTGGCCGCCGAGAGCGCCGCCGCCGTCCGCACCCAGAGCCTGATCAACAACGCCATACAGGGCAGGGCGGCGAACGTGGTCAAGCGGGGCCTGCGCAAGGCCCTGCGGGTGCGCCGGAGCATGGGGTCCGGCGAGCAGAAGGTGAAGGTCTACCACGAGGTCTTCTCGAAGCTGCCGGTCAAGAAGGGCACGGTCGTCTTCGAGAGCCACATGGGCAAGCAGTACAGCGACAGCCCCAAGGCGATCTACGAGGAACTGGTGCGCCAGGGAGCCCCGTTCGAGGCGATCTGGTCCTACGCGGGCGCCCGCCCCACCGGCTTCCCCAAGGAGGCCACCCTGGTGCGCCGCTGGAGCTGGCCCTATCTGCGGGCGCTGGCCCAGGCCGAGTTCTGGGTCGACAACCAGGGCTTCCCGCTGGCCCTCGCCAAGCGGCCCGGCACCACGTACATCCAGACCTGGCACGGCTCCGCGCTCAAGCGCATGGGCTTCCACGAGCCCCGCACCAAGGCGCAGGGCCGCGCGGGGCAGGACCGGTTCCAGGCGGCCGTCGACCGCTTCGACCACTTCCTGATCCGCTCCGAGCACGACACCCGCACCCTCGCCAAGGCCTTCAGGCTGCGCGACGAGGTGCTGCTGCGCACGGGCTACCCGCGCAACGACGCCCTCGTCGAGGCGCACCGCGGCGAGGTGGACAGCGGTGAGCGGGTCCGCGGTCCGCTGGCGGCCGAGCTCGGCATCGACCCGGACAAGAAGGTGCTGCTGTACGCGCCGACCTTCCGGGCGGGCGCGGACGGCGCGGTGGAGGGCTTCGCCTTCCCCTTCGACGTGGAGGAGTTCGCCGACCGGCTGGGCGACCGCTTCACGCTGCTGGTGCGCACCCACTACCTCAACAGCGTCTCGCTGCCGCCGTCGGTCGCGGGCCGGGTGATCGACGTGTCGCGGCACCACGACATCACCCCGCTGCTGGCCCTCGCCGACGGACTGATCACCGACTACTCGTCCGTGATGTTCGACTACGCGGTCCTGGACCGGCCGATGCTGTTCTTCGCGTACGACTACGAGAAGTACGCGGGCGACATCCGCGGCACCTACTTCGACCTGAAGGAGAAGGCCCCGGGCCCGGTGGTGGCGACGGCGGACGAACTCCTGCAGGCGCTGGCCGCCTTCGAGGAGGCGGACGCCAAGTACGCGGAGGCGCGGCAGCGCTTCCTCGCCGAGTTCGGCGAGTACGACCGCGGGGACGCGGCCCGCCAGATCGTCGAGAAGTTCTTCACCAGGAGCGGCAAGTGA
- a CDS encoding glycosyltransferase has protein sequence MSQQTATPGRDIFLVSNNVDELGGVTTWSHQMARLFTERGHRVHIVGIAPVAEEIRQKLPEDLPYEMTTLYDAHPPAARRLHGIKGRLNAPERRRQAARRARMRAKAEELSELFRAARPGGVVIVTQVWAMEWVALADTKGLSVIGMSHESFEASQKSTRGERVRRHYPEVDRLLVLTAEDADLWIRSGMENVASMPNPLPFMPQSPAPRTAHVVASVGRLAFEKGVDLLLDAWADAAPHHPDWVLRIYGAGLEEAALRAHCTALGLDDSVEWMGSTDDVLGALRGASVFAQASRAEGFPITLLEAMAAGVPVAAFDCAPGVREIVTHGEDGLLARLGNTMELAGHLHALMSDRELRDRLGDTAFQSVQRYSSAEITDRWEALFSFLER, from the coding sequence GTGAGCCAGCAGACCGCCACCCCGGGCCGTGACATCTTCCTCGTCTCCAACAACGTGGACGAGCTCGGCGGCGTGACCACCTGGTCCCACCAGATGGCCCGGCTGTTCACCGAGCGCGGGCACAGGGTGCACATCGTCGGCATCGCCCCGGTCGCCGAGGAGATCCGGCAGAAGCTGCCCGAGGACCTCCCCTACGAGATGACCACCCTGTACGACGCCCACCCGCCGGCGGCGCGGCGGCTGCACGGGATCAAGGGCCGGCTGAACGCGCCCGAGCGGCGCCGCCAAGCCGCCCGACGGGCGCGGATGCGGGCCAAGGCGGAGGAGCTGAGCGAGCTCTTCCGCGCCGCCCGCCCCGGCGGCGTGGTGATCGTCACCCAGGTCTGGGCGATGGAGTGGGTGGCGCTCGCCGACACCAAGGGGCTCAGCGTCATCGGCATGAGCCACGAGTCCTTCGAGGCCAGCCAGAAGTCCACCCGCGGTGAGCGGGTCCGCCGCCACTACCCCGAGGTCGACCGGCTGCTCGTGCTGACCGCCGAGGACGCGGACCTGTGGATCCGGTCGGGCATGGAGAACGTCGCCAGCATGCCGAACCCGCTGCCGTTCATGCCGCAGTCCCCCGCCCCGCGCACCGCGCACGTCGTCGCCAGCGTCGGCCGCCTCGCCTTCGAGAAGGGCGTCGACCTGTTGCTGGACGCCTGGGCCGACGCCGCCCCGCACCACCCCGACTGGGTCCTGCGGATCTACGGGGCGGGCCTGGAGGAGGCGGCCCTGCGGGCGCACTGCACCGCGCTCGGGCTGGACGACTCGGTGGAGTGGATGGGCAGCACGGACGACGTGCTGGGCGCGCTGCGCGGCGCTTCGGTCTTCGCGCAGGCCTCCCGGGCCGAGGGGTTCCCCATCACCCTGCTGGAGGCGATGGCGGCCGGTGTGCCGGTGGCCGCCTTCGACTGCGCGCCGGGCGTGCGGGAGATCGTCACGCACGGCGAGGACGGGTTGCTGGCCCGGCTGGGCAACACGATGGAGCTGGCCGGGCACCTGCACGCGCTGATGTCCGACCGCGAGCTGCGCGACCGGCTCGGCGACACCGCCTTCCAGTCGGTGCAGCGCTACTCCAGCGCCGAGATCACCGACCGGTGGGAAGCCCTGTTCTCGTTCCTCGAACGCTGA
- the galE gene encoding UDP-glucose 4-epimerase GalE — MTFLITGGAGYIGAHVVRAMLLAGEKVVVLDDLSTGNEDRVPEGVPLVVGSVLDRLVLDETIAEHKITGVVHLAGKKQVGESVEKPLYYYHENVQGLTVLLQAVAAAGIRNFLFSSSASVYGMPDVDLVTEDTPCAPLSPYGETKLAGEWLVRAAGKAHGISTACLRYFNVAGAATPELADTGVFNLVPMVFERFDAGLGAKIFGDDYPTPDGTCIRDYIHVEDLAEAHVAAARKLAEWAAAEDHKDLTVNIGRGEGVSVAEMVELLNKNTGHDHAPVISPRRPGDPAKVVASADKITSELGWKARHDVREMVTSAWAGWEANKAARPDAGKDVHQA, encoded by the coding sequence ATGACGTTTCTGATCACCGGCGGCGCCGGATACATCGGCGCGCACGTCGTGCGGGCGATGCTGCTCGCCGGGGAGAAGGTGGTCGTCCTCGACGACCTCTCCACGGGCAACGAGGACCGTGTCCCGGAGGGCGTACCGCTGGTGGTCGGCTCGGTCCTGGACCGGCTGGTCCTCGACGAGACCATCGCCGAGCACAAGATCACCGGTGTGGTGCACCTCGCGGGCAAGAAGCAGGTCGGTGAGTCGGTCGAGAAGCCGCTGTACTACTACCACGAGAACGTGCAGGGCCTGACCGTCCTGCTCCAGGCCGTGGCGGCCGCGGGCATCCGCAACTTCCTGTTCTCCTCCTCCGCCTCCGTGTACGGCATGCCCGACGTGGACCTGGTCACCGAGGACACCCCGTGCGCGCCGCTGAGCCCGTACGGCGAGACCAAGCTGGCCGGCGAGTGGCTGGTCCGCGCGGCGGGCAAGGCGCACGGCATCTCCACGGCCTGCCTGCGCTACTTCAACGTGGCGGGCGCGGCCACCCCCGAGCTCGCCGACACCGGTGTGTTCAACCTGGTGCCGATGGTCTTCGAGCGGTTCGACGCCGGCCTGGGCGCGAAGATCTTCGGTGACGACTACCCGACCCCGGACGGCACCTGCATCCGCGACTACATCCACGTCGAGGACCTGGCCGAGGCCCACGTGGCGGCGGCCCGCAAGCTCGCCGAGTGGGCGGCTGCCGAGGACCACAAGGACCTCACCGTCAACATCGGCCGCGGCGAGGGCGTCTCCGTCGCCGAGATGGTCGAGCTGCTGAACAAGAACACCGGGCACGACCACGCCCCGGTGATCAGCCCGCGCCGTCCCGGCGACCCGGCGAAGGTCGTGGCCTCGGCCGACAAGATCACCAGCGAGCTGGGCTGGAAGGCCCGGCACGACGTCCGCGAGATGGTCACCTCGGCCTGGGCGGGCTGGGAGGCCAACAAGGCCGCCCGCCCGGACGCCGGCAAGGACGTCCACCAGGCCTGA
- a CDS encoding glycosyltransferase family 2 protein, translating into MNSTNLPTVSVVVIAYNDAGLVGEAVSSALAQGPVVAEVIAVNDASSDGTARVLDELAAAHPRLKVVHRTENSGGCGTPRNDGIAAAASPYVLFLDSDDVLPAGAAEALVRAAVEHRAAVTVGAAVRRELPLHHDVPWMPGLYTPGDVIERPADRPELVRDTLCVNKLYERAFLAEHGLRFPDGRFVYEDFVFTSRVLAAAPRIAVIGDLVYVWHVRRSAAQVSISLDRKDVSNWRSRIEAHRTASRTLAAASPALGSACQVKFLEYDLRMYLRELGRDPAYRAAWWTLTREYLDTFAEADIEAAAPHARWIVRVLRASASPPSDVERLTRLAAEPPRLLPPYAAAADGTPVWSEELPVELEGLAGLSTDRLPVTVDAEPAGRRAVRIRLHDLYGRLAEAGPRTVQLRFLPRAGGEPVLAQPVELRPDPQGGWVALLPFRLGDVAATGRRRGLRRMQAWNVGVGVQCADGTSVFTSLRPRGRLLRRRALPSSRYGVLLAQPYRTGAGALALRLAPGAEGALYLVRNRLHRARAGHGAG; encoded by the coding sequence GTGAACAGCACCAACCTCCCCACCGTTTCCGTCGTGGTGATCGCGTACAACGACGCCGGGCTCGTGGGCGAGGCCGTCTCCTCGGCCCTCGCCCAGGGCCCGGTGGTCGCCGAGGTCATCGCCGTGAACGACGCGTCGTCCGACGGCACCGCGCGGGTGCTGGACGAGCTGGCCGCCGCCCACCCCCGCCTGAAGGTCGTGCACCGCACGGAGAACAGCGGGGGCTGCGGCACCCCGCGCAACGACGGGATCGCCGCCGCGGCCTCCCCGTACGTCCTGTTCCTCGACAGCGACGACGTCCTGCCGGCGGGCGCGGCCGAGGCGCTGGTGCGCGCCGCCGTGGAGCACCGCGCCGCGGTGACCGTCGGCGCGGCCGTACGGCGCGAGCTGCCGCTGCACCACGACGTGCCGTGGATGCCGGGCCTCTACACCCCCGGCGACGTCATCGAACGGCCCGCCGACCGCCCGGAGCTGGTCCGGGACACCCTGTGCGTCAACAAGCTGTACGAGCGCGCCTTCCTGGCGGAACACGGACTGCGCTTCCCCGACGGCCGGTTCGTCTACGAGGACTTCGTCTTCACCTCGCGGGTGCTGGCCGCGGCCCCGCGCATCGCCGTCATCGGCGACCTCGTCTACGTGTGGCACGTACGCCGCTCCGCCGCCCAGGTGTCGATCTCCCTGGACCGGAAGGACGTCTCCAACTGGCGCTCCCGCATCGAGGCCCACCGCACGGCCTCCCGCACCCTCGCGGCGGCCTCGCCGGCGCTGGGCAGCGCCTGCCAGGTGAAGTTCCTCGAGTACGACCTGCGCATGTACCTGCGCGAACTCGGCCGGGACCCCGCATACCGGGCCGCCTGGTGGACCCTGACCCGGGAGTACCTCGACACCTTCGCCGAGGCCGACATCGAGGCCGCCGCGCCGCACGCCCGCTGGATCGTCCGGGTGCTGCGCGCCAGTGCGAGCCCGCCGTCCGACGTCGAGCGGCTCACCCGGCTGGCCGCCGAGCCGCCGCGCCTACTGCCCCCGTACGCCGCCGCCGCGGACGGGACCCCGGTGTGGAGCGAGGAGCTCCCGGTCGAGCTGGAGGGCCTGGCCGGGCTCTCGACGGACCGGCTGCCCGTCACCGTCGACGCCGAACCGGCCGGCCGCAGGGCCGTCCGGATCCGCCTGCACGACCTGTACGGGCGCCTCGCCGAGGCCGGTCCGCGCACCGTGCAGCTGCGGTTCCTGCCCCGCGCGGGCGGTGAGCCGGTCCTCGCCCAGCCCGTGGAGCTGCGCCCCGACCCGCAGGGCGGCTGGGTCGCGCTGCTGCCGTTCCGCCTGGGCGACGTGGCCGCGACGGGCCGCCGCCGGGGGCTGCGCCGGATGCAGGCGTGGAACGTGGGGGTGGGCGTGCAGTGCGCCGACGGCACCTCGGTGTTCACCTCCTTGCGCCCCCGGGGCCGGCTGCTGCGCCGCCGGGCGCTGCCCAGCAGCCGGTACGGTGTGCTGCTGGCGCAGCCCTACCGCACGGGGGCCGGCGCGCTCGCGCTGCGCCTCGCGCCCGGTGCCGAGGGCGCGCTGTACCTCGTACGCAACCGCCTCCACCGGGCCCGGGCAGGCCACGGGGCGGGCTGA
- the obgE gene encoding GTPase ObgE codes for MTTFVDRVELHVAAGNGGHGCASVHREKFKPLGGPDGGNGGRGGDVILVVEQAVTTLLDYHHSPHRKATNGKPGEGGNRSGKDGQDLVLPVPDGTVVLDKEGNVLADLVGQGTTYVAAEGGRGGLGNAALSSARRKAPGFALLGVPGTTGDIVLELKTVADVALVGFPSAGKSSLISVLSSAKPKIADYPFTTLVPNLGVVTAGSTVYTIADVPGLIPGASQGRGLGLEFLRHVERCSVLVHVLDTATLESDRDPIADLDVIEEELRLYGGGLEKRPRLVVLNKVDIPDGQELADMVRPDLEARGYKVFEVSAVARTGLKELSFFLAEVIAKARARKPKQEATRIVIRPKAVDDAGFTVTYDEVEDVYNVRGEKPERWVRQTDFNNDEAVGYLADRLNRLGVEDALKKAGARAGDGVAIGSDENAVVFDWEPTMMAGAEMLGRRGEDHRLEAPRPATTRRKEKEAKRGDSAQQEYDEFRPF; via the coding sequence ATGACCACCTTCGTGGACCGCGTCGAGCTGCACGTCGCCGCGGGTAACGGGGGCCACGGCTGCGCCTCCGTTCACCGGGAGAAGTTCAAGCCGCTCGGCGGCCCCGACGGCGGCAACGGCGGCCGTGGCGGCGATGTGATCCTGGTCGTCGAGCAGGCGGTCACCACCCTGCTGGACTACCACCACAGCCCCCACCGCAAGGCCACCAACGGCAAGCCCGGCGAGGGCGGCAACCGCTCCGGCAAGGACGGCCAGGACCTGGTCCTGCCCGTGCCGGACGGCACCGTCGTCCTCGACAAGGAGGGCAACGTCCTCGCCGACCTGGTCGGCCAGGGCACCACCTACGTCGCCGCCGAGGGCGGCCGCGGCGGCCTCGGCAACGCCGCGCTCTCCTCCGCCCGCCGCAAGGCGCCCGGCTTCGCGCTCCTCGGCGTCCCCGGCACCACCGGCGACATCGTCCTGGAGCTGAAGACCGTCGCCGACGTGGCGCTGGTCGGCTTCCCGAGCGCCGGCAAGTCCTCGCTGATCTCGGTGCTCTCCTCGGCCAAGCCGAAGATCGCGGACTACCCCTTCACCACCCTGGTCCCGAACCTGGGCGTCGTCACGGCCGGCTCGACCGTCTACACGATCGCCGACGTCCCCGGCCTCATCCCGGGCGCCAGCCAGGGCCGGGGCCTGGGCCTGGAGTTCCTGCGGCACGTCGAGCGCTGCTCGGTGCTCGTGCATGTCCTGGACACCGCCACCCTGGAGTCCGACCGCGACCCGATCGCCGACCTCGACGTCATCGAGGAGGAGCTCAGGCTCTACGGCGGGGGGCTCGAGAAGCGCCCGCGCCTCGTCGTCCTGAACAAGGTCGACATCCCGGACGGCCAGGAGCTCGCCGACATGGTCCGCCCGGACCTGGAAGCGCGCGGCTACAAGGTCTTCGAGGTCTCCGCGGTCGCCCGTACGGGTCTGAAGGAGCTCTCCTTCTTCCTCGCCGAGGTCATCGCCAAGGCCCGTGCCCGCAAGCCGAAGCAGGAGGCGACCCGCATCGTCATCCGCCCGAAGGCCGTGGACGACGCCGGCTTCACCGTCACCTACGACGAGGTCGAGGACGTCTACAACGTGCGCGGCGAGAAGCCGGAGCGCTGGGTGCGCCAGACCGACTTCAACAACGACGAGGCCGTGGGCTACCTCGCCGACCGCCTCAACCGCCTGGGCGTCGAGGACGCCCTGAAGAAGGCAGGCGCCCGCGCCGGTGACGGCGTGGCCATCGGCTCCGACGAGAACGCGGTCGTCTTCGACTGGGAGCCGACCATGATGGCCGGCGCTGAGATGCTGGGCCGCCGTGGCGAGGACCACCGTCTGGAGGCTCCGCGCCCGGCCACCACGCGCCGCAAGGAGAAGGAAGCCAAGCGCGGGGACTCGGCGCAGCAGGAGTACGACGAGTTCCGGCCGTTCTAG
- the rpmA gene encoding 50S ribosomal protein L27 — MAHKKGASSTRNGRDSNAQRLGVKRFGGQVVSAGEILVRQRGTHFHPGAGVGRGGDDTLFALQAGAVEFGTHRGRKVVNIVPAA; from the coding sequence ATGGCACACAAGAAGGGCGCATCGTCCACCCGGAACGGGCGCGACTCCAATGCCCAGCGGCTCGGCGTGAAGCGCTTCGGCGGTCAGGTCGTCTCCGCTGGTGAGATCCTCGTCCGCCAGCGCGGCACCCACTTCCACCCGGGCGCGGGCGTCGGCCGTGGCGGCGACGACACGCTGTTCGCGCTGCAGGCCGGTGCCGTCGAGTTCGGCACGCACCGTGGCCGCAAGGTCGTCAACATCGTTCCGGCCGCCTGA
- the rplU gene encoding 50S ribosomal protein L21: MYAIVRSGGRQHKVAVGDIVEVDKISTAKVGDTVELSTLLVVDGEAVTSDPWVLAGIKVTAEVVDHHKGAKIDILRYKNKTGYRRRQGHRQQYTAIKVTGIPAAAK; the protein is encoded by the coding sequence GTGTACGCCATCGTGCGCAGCGGTGGTCGCCAGCACAAGGTTGCTGTCGGCGACATCGTTGAGGTTGACAAGATTTCCACTGCCAAGGTTGGCGACACGGTCGAGCTCTCGACCCTGCTCGTTGTCGACGGCGAAGCCGTGACCAGCGACCCGTGGGTCCTGGCCGGCATCAAGGTCACGGCCGAGGTCGTGGACCACCACAAGGGCGCCAAGATCGACATCCTGCGCTACAAGAACAAGACCGGCTACCGCCGTCGCCAGGGTCACCGCCAGCAGTACACGGCGATCAAGGTCACCGGTATCCCCGCGGCTGCGAAGTAA